From Leptidea sinapis chromosome 3, ilLepSina1.1, whole genome shotgun sequence, a single genomic window includes:
- the LOC126979574 gene encoding uncharacterized protein LOC126979574 yields the protein MSKLTITNFSGRKGSPFSKEKDGEKQVIHEEVLHKSDYVKHKEKSEELLQKVSKKTPEYQTNKPIEGVFTEVIAHGAFTTKNTEDKTKVIQQNVVKNNGNSPKGLLSFPSSANDLALDAKTDLESDTNISKEVKDKVIEKLFTLVSMVQHAYESKVRIMGEFEKFKETHLKNELRREKEHSEQLYKLNMNFQSEVIQAIQQLRSELDFTRNLSSNSEEMSTLLSLKDSGISYNASNDVSVDTVDKNCDDIREQDAEPKN from the coding sequence ATGTCTAAATTAACTATCACAAATTTCAGCGGTAGAAAAGGAAGTCCCTTTAGCAAAGAGAAGGATGGAGAGAAACAGGTGATTCATGAAGAAGTGTTGCACAAAAGTGATTACGTGAAACATAAAGAGAAAAGTGAGGAATTGTTGCAGAAAGTTAGTAAAAAGACGCCGGAatatcaaacaaacaaaccaaTTGAAGGTGTATTTACTGAAGTTATAGCGCATGgtgcttttacaacaaagaATACAGAAGATAAAACAAAAGTGATACAGCAAAATGTTGTTAAAAATAACGGTAATTCACCAAAAGGGCTGCTAAGTTTTCCGTCGTCAGCTAATGATTTAGCTCTGGACGCTAAAACTGATTTAGAATCGGACACAAACATATCCAAAGAAGTTAAAGACAAAGTGATTGAGAAACTATTTACGTTAGTGTCAATGGTGCAACATGCATACGAGTCAAAAGTGAGAATTATGGGTGAATTCgagaaatttaaagaaacaCATCTGAAGAATGAATTGAGAAGGGAGAAAGAGCATTCTGAACAGTTGTATAAATTGAATATGAATTTTCAGAGTGAAGTTATTCAAGCGATTCAACAGTTACGCAGTGAATTAGATTTTACGAGGAATTTGTCGAGTAATTCTGAAGAAATGTCTACATTATTGAGTCTCAAGGATAGTGGGATTAGCTATAATGCATCGAATGACGTTTCTGTTGACACTGTAGATAAAAATTGTGATGATATTCGCGAGCAAGACGCGGAACctaaaaattaa
- the LOC126979550 gene encoding leucine-rich repeat-containing protein 15-like → MVHVNILNIIIAILMCFTEAKPNCTHYTEQQNRVCLCIGDNSDYVLRRGLVSDNNRTTSIILKDCSITKVEQESFEHLPALKSIDLSYNKIRTLKLGVLDGTRAVTHINLSNNRLTTLPLGLFDQKKDLLELDLSSNEIDTLKLGIFDPLTKLKHVNLANNSLTGDNVNPYIFDKSKGIQRLNFSKNDMRNAEDILLHAFRALEVLDLNECQLEDVPDFVSLRTNLNTLKRLYLSSNSIKELSNHLKFIHLSNLEILDLSLNLIETIGGDIFNMTRKLKVVVLRGNRLKIIPETLFYGKASLSNIDLSHNLIEYVPVNALRGTRVKNLNLANNKFSYLQDNFCLEIRNSGGLLTKFYFNQNPWQCDCLLQVVNEVKRMGIEYNSAMYDGKHPVCVVTDQKGCQRQASFNEVYISLYNRVNEEII, encoded by the coding sequence ATGGTTCATGTAAATATTCTAAACATCATTATCGCAATTTTAATGTGTTTCACTGAAGCCAAACCAAATTGTACACATTATACTGAGCAACAAAATAGAGTTTGCCTTTGTATTGGTGACAACAGCGACTATGTCTTGCGAAGAGGACTTGTTTCTGATAATAATAGAACAACCAGCATTATCCTTAAAGACTGTAGCATAACTAAGGTTGAACAAGAATCCTTTGAACATCTTCCAGCACTGAAAAGTATTGATTTATcgtataataaaattagaaCACTAAAATTAGGAGTTCTCGATGGCACACGTGCAGTAACGCATATTAATCTATCAAATAATCGCTTGACGACTCTTCCACTTGGATTATTCGATCAGAAAAAAGATCTATTAGAACTTGATTTAAGTTCAAACGAAATAGATACTTTAAAGCTGGGAATTTTTGATCCGTTAACGAAACTTAAACATGTCAATTTGGCAAACAACTCTTTAACAGGAGATAACGTGAATCCTTACATATTTGATAAAAGTAAAGGTATACAGAGattgaatttttcaaaaaacGACATGCGTAATGCAGAAGATATTTTGTTACACGCATTCAGAGCTTTGGAAGTTTTGGATTTAAATGAATGTCAACTTGAAGATGTACCAGATTTTGTTTCGTTACGAACCAATCTTAACACTTTGAAACGTCTTTACTTATCTTCGAATAGTATAAAGGAGTTGAGCAaccatttgaaatttattcatttatcaaATTTGGAGATACTGGATTTGTCTTTGAATTTAATAGAGACCATCGGGGGAGACATCTTTAACATGACCAGAAAACTAAAAGTTGTTGTGTTAAGAGGTAACAGGTTGAAGATAATTCCTGAGACACTGTTTTACGGAAAGGCATCCTTATCCAATATAGATTTATCCCATAATTTAATCGAGTATGTTCCTGTTAATGCATTAAGAGGAACAAGagtgaagaatttaaatttgGCAAACAATAAGTTCTCATATTTACAGGATAATTTTTGTTTGGAAATAAGGAACTCTGGAGGATTATTgactaaattttatttcaatcaaaATCCATGGCAATGTGACTGCTTGTTACAAGTTGTTAATGAAGTAAAGAGGATGGGAATAGAATACAACAGCGCTATGTATGATGGAAAACATCCAGTTTGTGTTGTGACAGACCAAAAGGGCTGCCAGAGACAGGCGTCCTTCAATGAGGtgtatatatctttatataaccGTGTTAATGAAGAAATAATATGA